In Treponema denticola, one genomic interval encodes:
- a CDS encoding DUF2147 domain-containing protein: MKKIILITLFFMCILAMGFSEDPATGLWKSVDEKTNEVTGVWNIYEKDGKLFGEMLVTVGHDPKELASSCKESYKGFPKAGKVNEMPLVGTPFIYNLVKKEAGSWHKGYIIDPGDGKYYYCKIKFHKADGKKFKTDTLEMRGEIGLGIGRSQYWLRTDKAETDGLIKNNVVKN, from the coding sequence ATGAAAAAAATAATTTTGATTACTTTATTTTTTATGTGTATTTTGGCTATGGGCTTTTCCGAAGATCCGGCTACCGGTTTATGGAAAAGCGTGGATGAAAAAACCAATGAGGTTACCGGCGTCTGGAACATTTATGAAAAAGACGGAAAATTGTTTGGAGAAATGCTTGTTACAGTAGGACATGATCCTAAGGAGCTTGCGTCTTCTTGTAAAGAATCCTATAAAGGTTTTCCTAAAGCCGGAAAGGTAAACGAAATGCCGCTCGTAGGCACGCCTTTTATTTACAATCTTGTAAAAAAAGAAGCCGGTTCATGGCATAAGGGCTATATCATTGATCCGGGTGATGGCAAGTATTACTATTGCAAAATAAAATTTCACAAGGCTGACGGTAAAAAATTTAAAACCGATACCCTTGAAATGCGCGGAGAAATCGGTCTCGGCATAGGACGCAGCCAATATTGGCTTAGAACCGACAAGGCAGAAACCGATGGATTGATCAAAAACAATGTAGTTAAGAATTAG
- a CDS encoding anaerobic ribonucleoside-triphosphate reductase activating protein: MLAGLQKTTLVNFPRRVAAAVFLPGCNMRCPYCHNAELALASPSSFNANPESSNDYYELSEIYTFLERRKNLISGLVISGGEPFMSPALFELIERAKSLNLAVKIDTNGLFPERIEEILSSPNLKPDMIAIDLKTSPERYGELLASKTASAAEKAKTALLKTLDILKSNTEKTEVEYRTVLAPSLVSEDEIKKIASILPKTARWRLAQFVPGACLAPEWNSVEPYPLSQAQAFTATAKSLIPDTELR; encoded by the coding sequence ATGCTTGCAGGTTTACAAAAAACCACCTTAGTTAATTTTCCCCGCCGCGTCGCAGCGGCGGTTTTTTTGCCCGGCTGCAATATGCGATGCCCCTACTGCCACAATGCAGAGCTCGCCCTAGCCTCGCCTTCTTCCTTTAATGCAAATCCTGAAAGCTCCAACGATTATTATGAGCTTAGCGAAATCTATACATTTTTAGAAAGAAGGAAAAACCTTATTTCAGGCCTTGTAATATCAGGGGGGGAGCCCTTCATGTCCCCGGCCTTGTTCGAGCTAATCGAAAGAGCAAAGTCCTTAAACCTTGCAGTCAAAATAGACACAAACGGCCTTTTTCCGGAACGCATAGAAGAGATTTTAAGCTCTCCCAATCTTAAACCTGACATGATAGCCATCGACCTAAAGACTTCACCTGAAAGGTACGGGGAACTTTTAGCCTCAAAAACCGCTTCAGCCGCAGAAAAAGCAAAAACAGCACTTCTAAAAACCCTAGATATTCTAAAATCAAATACCGAAAAAACGGAAGTAGAATATAGAACCGTTTTGGCTCCATCCCTCGTATCTGAAGATGAAATAAAAAAAATAGCCTCCATCCTGCCCAAAACTGCAAGATGGAGACTAGCCCAATTTGTACCGGGAGCCTGTCTAGCCCCTGAATGGAACTCGGTAGAGCCCTACCCTCTCTCCCAAGCTCAAGCCTTTACAGCCACTGCAAAAAGCCTTATCCCCGATACGGAATTACGCTAA
- the nrdD gene encoding anaerobic ribonucleoside-triphosphate reductase encodes MRDIEKVNAEIEEVKKELENVHGTGTEVYARIVGYYRSVRNWNKGKREEYNHRLMFSSENERIGKTLSGCDCPPISGSLNFSSSENLSEKKEQIA; translated from the coding sequence ATGAGAGACATTGAAAAAGTCAATGCAGAAATTGAAGAGGTAAAAAAAGAACTTGAAAATGTTCATGGTACGGGAACTGAGGTTTATGCCAGAATCGTAGGCTACTACCGGTCGGTCCGCAACTGGAACAAAGGAAAACGGGAAGAATATAACCATAGGCTTATGTTCTCTTCCGAAAACGAAAGGATTGGAAAAACTCTGTCCGGCTGTGATTGCCCGCCCATCAGCGGCTCCTTAAATTTTTCAAGTTCGGAAAACCTTTCAGAAAAAAAAGAACAAATAGCCTAA
- a CDS encoding nucleotidyltransferase family protein translates to MKPKEKKEIFNFLEYNKNILQSYGVKKIGLFGSYVHDQQNKNSDIDILVEFHADKKNYNNFINLVYYLEDNLNTKIDLLTIESLSPYIGNRILNEVEYVSIK, encoded by the coding sequence ATGAAACCCAAAGAAAAAAAAGAGATTTTTAATTTCTTAGAATATAATAAAAACATTCTCCAGTCCTATGGCGTAAAAAAAATAGGTCTTTTTGGTTCTTATGTACATGATCAACAAAATAAAAATAGCGATATTGATATATTAGTAGAATTCCATGCTGATAAAAAAAATTATAATAACTTTATAAATTTAGTTTATTACTTGGAAGATAATTTGAATACAAAAATAGATTTATTAACCATAGAAAGTTTAAGTCCTTATATTGGTAATAGAATACTCAATGAGGTTGAATATGTATCGATCAAATGA
- a CDS encoding HepT-like ribonuclease domain-containing protein — protein sequence MQLNERDKSYIYDMLTYSNEIIDIIKDENHASFLSNRVKRLAVERLIEIIGEAANHISEEVINKNDDIPWSKIIGLRNKIVHDYGEILTDRIWLIASKAIPELINLLNSKKFI from the coding sequence ATGCAGCTTAATGAAAGAGATAAAAGCTATATATACGATATGTTGACATATTCAAATGAGATTATTGATATTATAAAAGATGAAAATCATGCCTCATTTCTATCAAATAGAGTGAAACGTTTAGCTGTAGAAAGACTTATAGAAATTATCGGTGAAGCAGCAAATCATATTTCTGAAGAAGTTATTAATAAAAATGATGATATTCCATGGTCAAAAATTATTGGTTTAAGAAATAAAATTGTGCATGATTATGGAGAGATTTTGACTGATAGAATATGGCTAATTGCTTCCAAAGCTATACCGGAACTAATTAATTTGCTAAATTCAAAAAAATTTATATGA
- a CDS encoding Txe/YoeB family addiction module toxin, with amino-acid sequence MYRIVYEKQAVKDIQNLKSSGLDIKAKKLIEIVRNDPFQKNPPFEALLGNLSGLYSRRINIHNRFVYQVCNCLCS; translated from the coding sequence ATGTACAGAATTGTTTATGAAAAACAAGCAGTAAAGGATATTCAGAATTTAAAATCATCAGGCTTGGATATAAAAGCAAAAAAATTGATAGAAATTGTACGCAATGACCCTTTTCAAAAAAATCCTCCATTTGAAGCCCTGCTTGGAAATCTTTCCGGTTTATATTCCCGTAGAATAAATATTCATAATCGATTTGTTTATCAAGTCTGCAATTGTCTTTGCAGTTGA
- a CDS encoding SPFH domain-containing protein, producing MNEVELKAKNGFVMLCLFILIELAALPALVCSIYFTGEDLIPPYIGFPCIAVLVLIIITVSTCFFGIKILKPQEALVLTLFGKYTGTLKKSGMYFVNPFSIAVNPAAETVLRQSGDVNKKVYAQNAGVNFALNKKISLKQMTLNNNQQKINDRLGNPIEIGIAVIWRVVDTAKAVFAVDNYKEFLSLQCDVALRNIVKIYPYDIAENVDTTGDGTPDEGSLRGSSEIVANRIKNEIQSKVNEAGIEIIEARKMIVDGAVGMVEMALDKLNESGKVILDEERKAAMVSNLLVVLCGNKDAQPVVNSGSLY from the coding sequence ATGAATGAAGTAGAATTAAAAGCAAAAAACGGGTTTGTGATGCTATGTCTTTTTATACTTATCGAACTTGCTGCCTTGCCGGCCTTGGTTTGCAGTATCTATTTTACAGGTGAGGATTTAATTCCGCCTTATATAGGCTTTCCCTGTATTGCGGTTCTTGTTTTAATAATAATAACGGTTTCTACCTGTTTTTTCGGTATTAAAATCTTAAAACCGCAGGAGGCTCTCGTTCTAACCCTTTTCGGAAAGTACACAGGTACCTTAAAAAAGAGCGGGATGTATTTTGTCAATCCTTTTTCTATCGCTGTTAATCCTGCTGCAGAAACTGTTTTGCGTCAAAGCGGAGATGTAAACAAAAAGGTTTACGCTCAAAATGCAGGTGTTAATTTTGCATTAAACAAAAAGATTTCTTTAAAGCAGATGACATTAAACAATAACCAGCAAAAGATAAACGATAGGCTTGGAAATCCCATCGAAATAGGCATTGCCGTAATTTGGAGGGTTGTAGATACGGCAAAGGCTGTTTTTGCAGTGGATAACTACAAAGAATTTTTATCTTTGCAATGCGATGTTGCTTTAAGAAATATAGTTAAAATCTATCCTTATGATATTGCAGAAAATGTAGATACAACGGGGGACGGTACTCCCGATGAGGGCTCGCTCAGAGGTTCTTCCGAAATTGTTGCAAACAGAATCAAAAATGAAATTCAGTCAAAGGTTAATGAGGCCGGTATAGAGATTATCGAAGCCCGAAAGATGATAGTTGACGGGGCCGTAGGTATGGTCGAGATGGCCTTGGATAAGTTAAACGAAAGCGGAAAGGTTATTCTCGATGAAGAGCGGAAGGCTGCCATGGTATCAAACCTCCTTGTAGTCCTTTGCGGAAATAAGGATGCTCAGCCCGTAGTAAATTCAGGTTCCTTATATTGA
- a CDS encoding type II toxin-antitoxin system RelB/DinJ family antitoxin: protein MAKTANLYARIEPNVKEQAESILDSLGIPASNAINMFYKQIILQKGIPFDLKLPVNHPLVLGYLTEEELNMELMKGYSDINEGNKKTANEVFDKLQED from the coding sequence ATGGCAAAAACAGCAAATCTTTATGCGAGAATTGAGCCTAATGTAAAAGAACAGGCTGAAAGTATTTTAGATTCCCTTGGTATTCCGGCATCTAATGCAATAAATATGTTCTATAAACAAATTATTTTGCAAAAAGGTATTCCTTTCGACTTAAAACTTCCGGTAAATCATCCTCTTGTTCTAGGATATTTAACTGAAGAAGAGCTGAATATGGAACTGATGAAAGGCTATTCGGATATAAATGAGGGAAATAAAAAAACGGCAAACGAGGTTTTTGATAAGCTTCAAGAGGATTAG
- a CDS encoding ABC transporter ATP-binding protein: protein MNIVQVKNLKKTYPLGKVLVEAVKGIDFAIEQGEFVSISGPSGSGKSTILNMIGLIDTPSGGELIINNESIYKESDFASLLKKQNKKVKVPNRLDKKMTVLRHEYLGFIFQSFNLVPVLNVYENIEFPLLFGRAKESKAKQTEWINYLIDKVGLNEWKHHKSNELSGGQRQRVAIARALATKPQIVLADEPTANLDSKTGIQILELMKEVNRELKTTFIFSTHDAKIVDMTNHRIKILDGQILEDIKASA from the coding sequence ATGAATATTGTACAGGTTAAAAACTTAAAGAAGACCTATCCATTGGGAAAGGTTTTAGTTGAAGCCGTAAAAGGCATCGATTTTGCCATCGAGCAAGGCGAATTCGTTTCGATTTCTGGACCTTCGGGTTCCGGCAAATCGACCATTCTTAATATGATAGGTTTAATAGATACGCCCTCGGGCGGGGAGCTAATCATAAACAATGAGAGTATTTATAAGGAATCGGATTTTGCTTCTCTTTTAAAAAAGCAAAACAAAAAGGTTAAGGTTCCCAACAGACTGGATAAAAAAATGACCGTACTCCGCCACGAGTATTTGGGCTTTATTTTTCAATCCTTTAACCTTGTTCCTGTTTTAAACGTATACGAAAATATAGAATTTCCTCTTTTGTTTGGAAGAGCAAAAGAGAGTAAAGCAAAACAAACCGAATGGATTAATTATTTAATCGATAAGGTAGGTTTGAACGAATGGAAGCATCATAAGTCTAACGAGCTTTCAGGAGGTCAAAGGCAGAGGGTTGCCATCGCAAGAGCCTTAGCTACTAAACCTCAAATAGTTTTAGCCGATGAGCCTACTGCAAACCTTGACTCAAAGACTGGTATTCAAATTTTGGAACTTATGAAAGAGGTAAACAGGGAACTTAAAACAACCTTTATCTTTTCGACACATGATGCAAAGATCGTAGATATGACCAACCACCGCATTAAAATTTTGGACGGGCAAATCCTCGAAGATATAAAGGCTTCAGCTTAA
- a CDS encoding ABC transporter permease: MNKTIFKMAVKNLFASKAKMIITLSLIGIGTFLVILGFGILNFSLQQTQEVCISDFSGDVLITGKPEKDTVMVQLLGVFQTVSVSMDIPKMPYLVPFGKVKSKVESLPEVKGFTSSVFASGMLKALDLPDSWEAEDKNRSFLPYAQILGIEPESYKNLFDTINIYEGEYPKTSNGKFALIPRDLKEKFEKYYDRPLNLGDEILITAFAGKARQQKVIITGFFDYAHPDTAIDGIAYFDVDTTRILADMTMGARVAAAIPDSVDLSLSEKSEDELFADDSGADIIDTVQNSNAKIDYENILGSTELRDRLNLADNEAWHHIVIKLKDSSKTQSVIRTLNDWFKEEGINARAVNWERGMAMYYSAIEGTRIPFITMLAILSVVVLIVIMNTLVVAVMQRSSEIGTMRAIGAKKGFVRKIFFAESFFMSCVGVLIGLVLALIAAAVVNAFDIRVGDILAAMFGGKQIRVSISIGSAIWTMAAMLLAGLAANWYPVRLALKISPLEAINR; the protein is encoded by the coding sequence ATGAATAAGACAATTTTTAAAATGGCGGTAAAAAATCTTTTTGCGAGTAAAGCGAAAATGATTATTACCTTATCACTTATAGGAATAGGAACTTTTTTGGTTATCCTAGGTTTCGGTATCTTAAATTTTTCATTACAGCAAACTCAGGAAGTGTGTATAAGCGATTTTTCGGGAGATGTTTTAATTACGGGCAAGCCTGAAAAAGACACTGTAATGGTACAACTCTTGGGAGTTTTTCAGACAGTCAGTGTCAGCATGGATATACCTAAGATGCCCTATCTGGTTCCTTTTGGAAAAGTTAAGTCCAAGGTTGAAAGCCTTCCTGAGGTAAAAGGCTTTACATCTTCCGTTTTTGCAAGCGGTATGCTCAAGGCTCTTGATTTACCCGATTCATGGGAGGCCGAAGACAAGAACCGGTCCTTTCTTCCTTATGCACAGATTCTAGGAATTGAACCTGAAAGTTATAAAAATCTTTTTGATACGATTAATATTTATGAAGGAGAATATCCTAAAACATCAAACGGTAAGTTTGCTCTGATTCCGCGTGATTTAAAAGAAAAGTTTGAAAAATATTATGACAGGCCCTTAAACTTGGGAGACGAGATTTTGATAACGGCCTTTGCAGGAAAGGCAAGACAGCAAAAAGTTATCATAACGGGCTTTTTCGATTATGCTCATCCCGATACGGCAATAGACGGCATAGCCTACTTTGATGTAGATACCACCCGTATACTTGCCGATATGACAATGGGCGCAAGAGTTGCAGCAGCCATTCCCGATTCCGTCGATTTAAGTCTTTCCGAAAAATCAGAAGATGAACTTTTTGCAGATGATTCGGGTGCAGATATTATAGATACCGTACAGAATTCAAATGCAAAGATTGATTATGAAAATATTTTAGGAAGTACCGAACTGCGCGATCGGCTTAACTTAGCCGACAATGAAGCTTGGCATCATATCGTAATAAAGCTGAAAGACTCTTCAAAGACTCAAAGCGTAATAAGAACCTTAAATGATTGGTTTAAGGAAGAAGGAATAAATGCTCGAGCTGTGAATTGGGAACGCGGAATGGCAATGTATTACAGTGCAATAGAAGGAACAAGAATTCCTTTTATTACAATGCTGGCTATTCTTTCCGTAGTAGTTTTAATCGTTATAATGAATACACTGGTTGTCGCCGTTATGCAAAGAAGCTCCGAGATAGGAACGATGAGGGCCATAGGAGCTAAAAAAGGTTTTGTAAGAAAGATATTTTTTGCGGAATCTTTTTTTATGTCTTGCGTAGGTGTTCTTATCGGCTTGGTACTTGCTCTTATCGCTGCAGCCGTTGTGAATGCTTTTGACATCAGGGTCGGAGATATACTTGCAGCTATGTTCGGCGGAAAACAGATTAGGGTAAGTATTTCGATCGGTTCTGCTATTTGGACAATGGCTGCAATGCTTTTGGCCGGTCTTGCAGCAAACTGGTATCCGGTAAGGCTTGCTTTAAAGATAAGTCCTCTTGAAGCAATTAACCGTTAA
- a CDS encoding ABC transporter permease, which produces MNILKIAFRNLNRQKRRSILLVFAIAFAFFVVIFMDGMTSGAVNSMAGEISKIVGGHVYIIGSKKAPDKSADDPAQIYMDKNDVEFIEKTVKELGIETTYIIKRSRASGKLIFEGKEVTSQIDGCKFDEEKILHDSILFKEGSWEAMKKENAILLSESVAATLNVDLHDIVLLETRTSQGQLTVIELQVEGIAVNRSSFGGITNYINFDYLQKITELEKDSIEVYSLFLKNPDMQEIYAQQLERKIAETHPITSRDLARTISPSQPASNVFKQLEEGKWQGTKFGIATFYDFAPQVITFMNTLNGISFGILIVLLVITMIGISNTFKIIVYERRGEVGTMRSCGVMRKHIRRLFLAEASFLSLFGAVCGFVLAVLVMQVISFIPIAVDSPFSVFTKNGYFAWNLSALLVFLKFVIMLGLTLLTVRGSASRAANMIPAEALRSGK; this is translated from the coding sequence ATGAATATATTAAAAATAGCATTTAGAAATTTAAACAGACAAAAAAGGCGAAGTATTCTTTTGGTTTTTGCGATAGCCTTTGCTTTCTTTGTCGTTATCTTTATGGACGGCATGACTTCCGGTGCCGTAAACAGTATGGCCGGAGAAATTTCAAAAATCGTAGGAGGCCATGTCTATATAATAGGTTCAAAAAAGGCTCCCGATAAGTCGGCGGATGATCCTGCTCAAATTTATATGGACAAAAACGATGTTGAGTTTATAGAAAAGACCGTAAAAGAATTAGGAATAGAAACTACGTACATCATAAAAAGAAGTCGTGCATCAGGTAAGCTGATATTTGAAGGAAAAGAAGTTACCTCTCAAATTGACGGCTGCAAATTCGATGAAGAAAAAATTTTACATGACAGTATTCTTTTTAAGGAAGGAAGCTGGGAAGCCATGAAAAAAGAAAATGCAATTCTTCTTTCCGAATCGGTAGCCGCAACCTTAAATGTAGACTTGCACGATATAGTTTTACTTGAAACTAGGACATCACAAGGTCAGCTTACGGTTATTGAACTTCAAGTAGAAGGTATTGCAGTAAATCGCTCTTCATTCGGCGGAATCACAAATTACATCAATTTTGATTATTTGCAAAAAATTACGGAATTGGAAAAAGACAGTATAGAAGTATATTCGCTTTTTTTAAAAAATCCCGATATGCAGGAAATTTATGCGCAACAGCTTGAAAGAAAAATCGCAGAAACTCATCCCATTACAAGCAGGGATCTTGCCCGAACTATAAGCCCTTCACAGCCTGCAAGCAATGTATTTAAGCAACTTGAAGAAGGAAAGTGGCAGGGAACCAAATTCGGCATAGCTACTTTTTACGATTTTGCTCCGCAGGTTATTACCTTTATGAATACCTTAAACGGTATAAGTTTCGGTATTTTGATTGTGCTTTTGGTTATTACGATGATAGGTATTTCAAATACCTTTAAAATTATTGTGTATGAAAGAAGGGGTGAGGTCGGAACCATGCGCTCTTGCGGTGTTATGAGAAAACATATAAGGCGTCTTTTTCTTGCAGAAGCTTCATTTTTATCCTTATTCGGAGCCGTATGCGGTTTTGTCCTTGCTGTTCTTGTAATGCAGGTTATCTCGTTTATTCCGATAGCTGTAGATTCACCTTTTTCGGTCTTTACCAAAAACGGATATTTTGCATGGAACTTATCCGCGCTTTTAGTTTTTTTAAAGTTTGTGATAATGTTGGGTTTAACCCTGCTTACTGTAAGGGGCTCGGCTTCGAGAGCCGCTAATATGATTCCTGCCGAAGCCTTAAGGTCAGGAAAATAA
- a CDS encoding outer membrane lipoprotein-sorting protein, whose translation MKYFINKKLLIILIAFFVSIAVFAEIPSMEEMYKIMDKVFDTGNFKKDFTSTLTLIVEKPNQPKEVIQFKLFRRDTKDQTSLIQLAPEADKGNGYLQEKENLWFYDPIAHQFTHSSLKRNLANSDTKLSDVNKKSQFRQAWEILKIEEAKLGKYEVYAVTAKALEKDAAYAQEKFFVRKDEHLLLKIESYGASGKHMRTTLIPKYANVEGMPLPVHQIYINELIKGEKTTQIFQDFSTAKIDDVVFTKAYLEKIN comes from the coding sequence ATGAAATATTTTATTAACAAAAAATTATTGATTATACTCATTGCTTTTTTTGTAAGCATTGCGGTATTCGCCGAGATTCCCTCAATGGAGGAAATGTATAAGATTATGGATAAAGTTTTCGACACAGGAAATTTTAAAAAAGATTTTACAAGCACGCTCACACTGATTGTCGAAAAGCCTAATCAGCCTAAGGAAGTCATTCAGTTTAAACTCTTTAGACGCGACACTAAGGACCAAACAAGTCTTATTCAGCTGGCTCCGGAAGCCGATAAGGGCAACGGCTATTTACAGGAAAAGGAGAACCTTTGGTTCTATGATCCTATTGCCCATCAGTTTACTCATTCTTCCCTTAAAAGGAATTTGGCAAACAGCGATACAAAATTATCCGATGTAAATAAAAAGTCGCAATTTAGGCAAGCTTGGGAAATTCTTAAAATTGAAGAAGCAAAACTGGGTAAATATGAGGTTTATGCGGTAACTGCTAAGGCTTTGGAAAAGGATGCTGCTTATGCTCAAGAAAAATTCTTTGTACGAAAAGATGAACACCTCCTTTTAAAAATAGAAAGTTACGGTGCGAGCGGAAAACACATGAGAACTACTCTTATACCCAAATACGCAAATGTTGAAGGTATGCCGCTTCCCGTACATCAAATATATATAAATGAGCTTATCAAGGGAGAAAAAACAACACAGATATTTCAAGACTTCAGCACTGCAAAAATTGATGATGTAGTTTTTACCAAGGCTTATTTGGAGAAGATAAACTAA
- a CDS encoding integron integrase, which translates to MFIEIRPYEKEHLSVRFKAEGEDFSKILQSIKKLSNRAWIPAGCFWIIPADRNSCDILLNNLYNEGIFRADSCFDFKNSELNNTESLNTEIIGERNNHTATDIQCILNELEEVITAKHYSKRTMEAYSYWISRFIRENKNKNLKTLSDTEINAFVSRLAVKEKAAASSQNQALAALLFLYKNILGLTIKTPENIVRAKKPKKLPAVMTREETAKIFSLLPENDYGLLIRLLYGTGMRLMEALRLRIQDIDFGKNEITVHCGKGAKDRKTVLPVSLKFPLQKHLENVRRIYEADCKDGFGSVPLPFALAKKYPNAGKTWAWQWVFPQARRWRNKETGEQGRHHIDPSVIQRTLHEAVLRSGIPKPIGCHTFRHSFATHLLEAGYDIRTIQELLGHSDVKTTMVYTHVLNRGGLGIQSPIDRM; encoded by the coding sequence ATGTTTATTGAAATTAGGCCTTATGAAAAAGAGCATTTATCGGTGCGTTTTAAAGCCGAGGGAGAAGATTTTTCTAAAATTCTGCAATCAATAAAAAAACTATCTAACAGAGCTTGGATTCCGGCCGGATGTTTCTGGATTATACCTGCCGACCGTAATTCTTGCGATATTTTATTAAACAACCTTTATAATGAAGGAATTTTCAGGGCTGATTCCTGCTTTGATTTTAAAAATTCTGAACTTAATAATACTGAGTCTTTGAATACCGAAATTATTGGAGAAAGGAATAATCATACTGCAACCGATATTCAGTGTATTTTAAATGAGTTGGAAGAAGTTATTACTGCCAAACACTACAGTAAGCGTACAATGGAGGCTTACAGCTATTGGATAAGCCGCTTCATTCGTGAAAATAAGAATAAAAATCTTAAAACTCTTTCCGATACGGAAATAAATGCCTTTGTGAGCCGTCTTGCAGTGAAGGAAAAGGCTGCCGCTTCAAGCCAAAATCAGGCTCTTGCGGCTCTTTTGTTTCTATATAAAAACATATTAGGCTTAACTATAAAGACTCCTGAAAATATAGTCCGTGCCAAAAAGCCCAAAAAGCTGCCTGCCGTAATGACTCGTGAGGAAACTGCAAAGATATTTTCTCTTTTGCCTGAAAACGATTACGGGCTTCTTATCCGTTTGCTTTACGGAACCGGAATGCGGCTTATGGAAGCCTTGCGGTTAAGAATTCAGGATATTGATTTTGGGAAAAACGAAATTACGGTACACTGCGGAAAAGGTGCGAAAGACCGTAAGACCGTTCTGCCTGTTTCACTTAAATTTCCGCTTCAAAAACATTTGGAAAATGTCCGGCGTATTTATGAGGCAGACTGCAAGGACGGTTTCGGTTCGGTGCCGCTTCCGTTTGCTCTTGCAAAAAAGTATCCCAATGCCGGCAAAACTTGGGCATGGCAGTGGGTGTTTCCCCAAGCACGCCGATGGCGGAATAAAGAAACTGGCGAGCAGGGGCGGCACCATATCGATCCTTCGGTTATTCAGCGTACTCTGCATGAAGCTGTTTTAAGGTCAGGTATCCCTAAACCAATCGGCTGTCACACTTTCCGCCACTCATTTGCAACGCACCTGCTTGAAGCCGGCTACGATATCCGCACCATCCAAGAGCTTCTCGGCCACAGCGATGTTAAAACTACTATGGTTTACACCCATGTCCTAAACCGCGGCGGACTAGGCATTCAAAGCCCTATCGACAGGATGTGA
- a CDS encoding nucleotidyltransferase domain-containing protein, whose protein sequence is MKAEIKKELDILVNAICNNMKVNEIYLFGSYAYGKPTKYSDFDIYVVIPDNSVRPLIAMQQLGFAISSYQKRPVDLLVSNSSSFNKRKNIVSCIESEVAKKGVKLYE, encoded by the coding sequence ATGAAAGCAGAGATAAAGAAAGAATTGGATATTCTTGTTAATGCGATATGTAACAATATGAAAGTTAATGAAATTTACCTCTTCGGATCTTACGCATATGGGAAACCGACAAAATATAGTGATTTTGACATTTATGTTGTAATTCCTGATAATTCTGTCCGCCCATTGATAGCTATGCAACAGCTTGGATTTGCAATTTCATCCTACCAAAAGCGTCCGGTGGATTTACTTGTTTCAAACAGTAGTTCCTTTAATAAAAGGAAAAACATTGTTTCCTGTATAGAAAGCGAAGTTGCAAAAAAAGGAGTAAAACTATATGAATAA
- a CDS encoding HEPN domain-containing protein, translating into MNNPSEISKEWYAYAERDLISANHLVKTLYPVPLEIVCYHCQQSSEKFLKGYIADQNKVIPKTHDLKLLVNECMQTKEEFKTIEQECARLTPYGVYSRYPFAMEIEEEDMKKALNDANKIKAFVNNIYKSDENNQISEENIS; encoded by the coding sequence ATGAATAATCCATCGGAAATTTCAAAAGAGTGGTATGCCTATGCAGAACGGGACTTAATTAGTGCAAATCATCTTGTCAAGACTCTTTATCCTGTTCCACTTGAAATTGTTTGTTATCATTGTCAACAGTCATCAGAAAAATTTTTAAAAGGATATATTGCAGATCAAAATAAAGTCATTCCGAAAACTCATGATTTAAAATTGCTTGTAAACGAATGTATGCAGACAAAAGAGGAGTTTAAGACTATTGAACAGGAATGTGCTCGACTGACACCTTATGGAGTTTACTCAAGATATCCGTTTGCAATGGAAATTGAAGAAGAAGACATGAAAAAAGCATTAAATGATGCTAATAAGATCAAAGCATTTGTAAACAATATTTACAAATCGGATGAAAATAATCAAATATCTGAAGAGAATATCTCATAA